Proteins encoded together in one Thermococcus barophilus MP window:
- a CDS encoding TBP family protein: MEYKIVNIVVSGHLGSQINLEKLLELDNFSYDPEYYHGGYLRLSNGLSVTIYRTGKYIIPGVKRLEDIEPSFDEMIRYLSKLIDVSNAEKPKIRNLVISGKLEEKLSLEELAIKLPNVEYDPEQFPGLILKFNKSLTVLLFNSGRFVVVGAKSLEEAENAIKKLKKLLKS, translated from the coding sequence ATGGAGTACAAAATAGTCAACATAGTAGTTTCAGGACACTTGGGAAGTCAAATAAATCTCGAAAAATTGTTAGAATTAGATAATTTCTCCTATGATCCAGAATATTATCATGGAGGTTATTTAAGACTAAGTAACGGCTTGAGTGTAACAATTTACAGAACTGGAAAATACATAATTCCCGGTGTTAAAAGGCTGGAAGACATTGAGCCATCTTTTGATGAGATGATACGATATCTGTCAAAGCTCATTGATGTGTCAAACGCTGAAAAACCAAAGATTCGAAATCTTGTGATCAGTGGCAAACTCGAAGAAAAGTTGAGTTTAGAGGAACTTGCCATTAAGCTGCCAAACGTTGAATATGATCCCGAACAGTTCCCTGGTTTAATTCTCAAGTTTAATAAAAGCTTGACTGTTCTGCTTTTCAACAGTGGGCGTTTTGTAGTTGTTGGTGCAAAAAGTCTTGAAGAAGCTGAGAATGCAATTAAAAAATTAAAAAAGCTTCTCAAAAGCTAA
- a CDS encoding EVE domain-containing protein, whose protein sequence is MTYWLCITNRDNWEVIKKKNIWGVPKRHKNTIAKVKPGDKLVIYVKQERKDKQILEPKIVGIFEVMSEPYQDSTKIFKSPPHLNETYPLRVKIKAIKLGEVEFKPLIPKLNFITNKRKWSGHLMGKAMRELPEEDYKLIESLL, encoded by the coding sequence ATGACGTATTGGCTTTGCATTACAAACCGTGACAATTGGGAGGTTATCAAAAAGAAGAACATCTGGGGAGTGCCAAAGAGGCACAAGAACACTATTGCAAAAGTCAAGCCCGGTGATAAGCTTGTCATTTACGTGAAGCAAGAAAGAAAAGATAAGCAAATCCTCGAGCCAAAAATTGTAGGAATTTTTGAGGTTATGAGCGAGCCTTATCAGGACTCGACAAAAATTTTCAAGTCTCCACCACATTTAAACGAAACTTATCCCTTAAGAGTCAAAATTAAGGCCATAAAGCTTGGAGAGGTTGAATTCAAGCCTTTAATTCCAAAGCTGAACTTCATCACAAACAAGAGGAAGTGGAGCGGACATTTAATGGGCAAGGCCATGAGGGAACTGCCTGAAGAAGATTACAAGCTGATAGAGAGCCTGCTTTAA